A region from the Thauera humireducens genome encodes:
- a CDS encoding DUF488 domain-containing protein → MPIRTRRAYDPPTPDDGCRVLVDRLWPRGLKRDTAGVDHWLRELAPSNELRKWFGHDPARWDEFRQRYADELQTPAAAPALAELRGLITAHPVLTLLYAARDTTCNNAEALRLWLDVEAGPGGT, encoded by the coding sequence ATGCCCATACGCACCCGCCGCGCCTACGACCCACCCACCCCCGACGACGGCTGCCGCGTGCTCGTCGACCGCCTGTGGCCACGCGGCCTCAAGCGCGACACCGCGGGCGTCGACCACTGGCTGCGCGAGCTCGCGCCGTCGAACGAACTGCGCAAGTGGTTCGGCCACGACCCCGCACGCTGGGATGAATTCCGCCAGCGCTACGCCGACGAACTGCAGACCCCCGCCGCCGCCCCGGCGCTCGCCGAACTGCGCGGCCTGATCACCGCGCATCCGGTCCTCACCCTGCTCTACGCCGCGCGCGACACCACCTGCAACAACGCCGAGGCGCTGCGCCTGTGGCTGGATGTGGAGGCCGGCCCGGGCGGGACCTGA
- the cysK gene encoding cysteine synthase A: MSHWYPDNAESIGHTPLVRLNRVLDGAPATVLAKIEGRNPAFSVKCRIGTSMVKDAEAHGRLGPGKEIVEPTSGNTGIALAFVCAARGIPLTLTMPETMSIERRKLLVAYGAKLVLTEGAKGMNGAIAKAKEIADSDPGRYVLLQQFENPANPSIHETTTGPEIWNDTDGGIDILVSGVGTGGTITGVSRYIKRVRGKDIQSVAVEPAASPVLTQHLAGQPLAPAPHKIQGIGAGFVPKVLDLSLVDAVEQVSNEDAVLYARRLAREEGILAGISCGAATAVAVRLAQRPDNAGKTIVVILPDSGERYLSSILFEGMFDDKGLAI, encoded by the coding sequence ATGTCCCACTGGTACCCCGACAACGCCGAATCCATCGGCCACACCCCGCTCGTCCGTCTCAACCGCGTGCTCGACGGCGCACCGGCGACCGTGCTCGCCAAGATCGAAGGCCGCAACCCGGCCTTCTCGGTCAAGTGCCGCATCGGCACCTCGATGGTGAAGGACGCCGAGGCGCACGGCCGTCTCGGACCGGGCAAGGAGATCGTCGAGCCCACCAGCGGCAACACCGGCATCGCGCTCGCCTTCGTCTGCGCCGCGCGCGGCATCCCGCTGACGCTGACCATGCCCGAGACCATGAGCATCGAGCGCCGCAAGCTGCTGGTCGCCTACGGCGCGAAGCTGGTGCTGACCGAGGGCGCCAAGGGCATGAACGGCGCGATCGCCAAGGCGAAGGAGATCGCCGACAGCGATCCTGGCCGCTACGTCCTGCTGCAGCAGTTCGAGAACCCCGCCAACCCGTCTATCCACGAGACCACCACGGGCCCCGAGATCTGGAACGACACCGATGGCGGCATCGACATCCTGGTCTCCGGGGTCGGCACCGGCGGCACCATCACCGGCGTCTCGCGCTACATCAAGCGCGTGCGCGGCAAGGACATCCAGTCGGTGGCAGTGGAGCCCGCCGCCAGCCCGGTCCTGACCCAGCACCTCGCCGGCCAGCCGCTCGCCCCGGCGCCGCACAAGATCCAGGGCATCGGCGCGGGCTTCGTGCCCAAGGTGCTGGACCTGTCGCTGGTCGATGCCGTTGAGCAGGTGAGCAACGAGGACGCAGTGCTCTACGCCCGCCGTCTGGCGCGCGAGGAAGGCATCCTCGCCGGCATCTCCTGCGGCGCGGCCACCGCGGTCGCAGTGCGCTTGGCGCAGCGGCCGGATAATGCCGGCAAGACGATCGTGGTGATCCTGCCGGACTCGGGCGAGCGCTACCTGAGTTCGATCCTGTTCGAGGGGATGTTCGACGACAAGGGGCTGGCGATTTGA
- a CDS encoding Eco57I restriction-modification methylase domain-containing protein, producing MGLGLRDVAALGQVFTPEPVVRAMLALRRNCGRVLEPSCGDGAFLRHLPGAVGLELDADHCPPGALALDFFAYPEREQFDTIIGNPPYVRFQDIPAATRELIAQGRHGRCLDGRSNLYLFFIEKCLRHLGPGGELIFITPRDFLKATSAVRLNRLLAETGSITDAIELGDARVFPDAVPNCLIWRFEKGRSERAMRYCEIGVEDALATALAVPAWVSRHFLECAGHLMFARGDYPLRLSDVAFVKVGAVSGADDLYADAAHGNRDFVCSSTVSTGQARRMIWPEPGEAPPAVLQPHKARLLQRKVARFDESNWWMWGRMHYRSAQPRVYVNGKTRATRPFFVHDCTDYDGSVMAVFPRRLDVDVEAFRDALNAVDWADLGFVCDGRFLFTQRSLENAPLPAAFAAFLPPG from the coding sequence ATGGGGCTTGGCCTGCGCGACGTCGCCGCGCTCGGCCAGGTCTTCACCCCCGAGCCGGTCGTGCGCGCGATGCTGGCCCTGCGCCGCAACTGCGGCCGCGTGCTCGAGCCCTCCTGCGGCGACGGGGCCTTCCTGCGCCACCTGCCCGGTGCGGTGGGGCTCGAGCTGGATGCCGACCACTGCCCGCCGGGGGCCCTGGCGCTCGATTTCTTTGCCTACCCGGAGCGCGAGCAGTTCGACACCATCATCGGCAACCCGCCCTATGTCCGATTCCAGGACATCCCGGCGGCGACGCGCGAACTGATCGCCCAAGGCCGCCACGGCCGCTGCCTCGACGGACGCTCGAACCTGTACCTGTTCTTCATCGAGAAATGCCTGCGCCACCTTGGGCCGGGTGGCGAGCTGATCTTCATCACGCCGCGCGACTTCCTCAAGGCGACCTCGGCGGTCAGGCTCAACCGCCTGCTGGCCGAGACGGGCAGCATCACCGACGCGATCGAGCTGGGCGACGCGCGCGTGTTTCCCGACGCCGTGCCCAACTGCCTGATCTGGCGCTTCGAGAAGGGTCGCAGTGAACGCGCGATGCGCTACTGCGAGATCGGCGTCGAGGACGCGCTCGCTACCGCGCTGGCCGTCCCCGCGTGGGTGTCCCGTCACTTCCTCGAATGCGCCGGCCACCTGATGTTCGCGCGCGGCGACTATCCGCTGCGCCTGTCGGACGTGGCCTTCGTGAAGGTCGGCGCGGTGTCCGGTGCGGACGACCTGTACGCCGACGCCGCGCACGGCAACCGCGATTTCGTGTGCTCGTCAACCGTCAGCACCGGCCAGGCCCGGCGCATGATCTGGCCCGAGCCGGGCGAGGCGCCGCCAGCGGTGCTGCAGCCGCACAAGGCGCGCCTCCTGCAGCGCAAGGTGGCGCGCTTCGACGAATCGAACTGGTGGATGTGGGGCCGCATGCACTACCGCAGCGCGCAGCCGCGGGTGTATGTGAACGGCAAGACGCGCGCGACGCGCCCCTTCTTCGTCCACGACTGCACCGACTACGACGGCTCCGTCATGGCGGTGTTCCCGCGCCGGCTCGATGTGGATGTCGAGGCCTTCCGCGACGCGCTCAATGCGGTCGACTGGGCCGATCTCGGCTTCGTCTGCGACGGCCGCTTCCTGTTCACCCAGCGCAGCCTGGAGAACGCGCCGCTGCCGGCCGCGTTCGCGGCTTTCCTGCCCCCGGGCTGA
- a CDS encoding AMP-binding protein: protein MPAPSAHAHPPDAEALLRLIDEVVRELQPGTTRRASLDSPLDRELGLDSLSRVELLARIERRFVLRLPTEVLADAETPRDLLHALAQAARAPTPSPRSADMEGGMPPPQPSAPEPATAGATPPLPASAATLVEVLEWHVARHPERVHVRFLVDDAHAETLTCAQLHEAATRFAGALVALGVRPGDCVALMLPSGLDFFRCFFGILFAGAVPVPMYPPARPNQIEEHLRRQAGILHNCEAWVLITFDRVRPLARMLAGLVPTLAHVSTPDALAASGRAPLPPQPLRSAALGLIQYTSGSTGDPKGVALSHANLLANIRAWGRAAALGPQDVCVSWLPLYHDMGLIGTWLGSLYHGLPLVLMSPLDFLARPERWLWAIHHYRGTVTAAPNFAFELCVRRLADTELDGLDLSSWRLAANGAEPVNPDTLARFAAAFSRYGLDAHSLMPVYGLAECAVGLCVPPPGRGVVIDHVQRSSVRLGTQVRPATNDSDTLRLVSCGPALPGHALRIVDADGHPLPERCVGAVEFRGPSATAGYYRNPAATAALIRDGWLATGDHGYLADGELYLTGRAKEMIIRAGRNLYPYDLEQAAGELPGVRKGCVAVFGTLVPGEVDERLVVVAETRTSDPQTRAALEARITAAAMEQFGLAPDAVVLAPPHAVLKTSSGKIRRAAVRDAYLAGTLGAPSRATWLQVLRLQRASLAGRARRAAETVPHQLRAAWAWFAFMLLAPIATLAILVLPRLEQRWTACHRIARLHAWLCGCTLRVEGVDHLPAKGCVLVANHASYIDGLVLAAALPQPVRFVAKAELRDNRLLRPLFERMGTHFVRRFDAAHGVEDADTLAAGAGTGAPLLFFAEGTFSARPGLQAFRLGAFQAAARQHLPVVPVALAGTRAVLPDGSWRPRPGALAVTVCAPLQPDGEDWHDLLALRDAVRADILAHCGEDDATRR, encoded by the coding sequence ATGCCTGCCCCCTCTGCCCACGCCCACCCGCCCGACGCCGAAGCGCTGTTGCGCCTGATCGACGAGGTCGTTCGCGAACTGCAACCCGGCACGACGCGGCGCGCCAGCCTCGACAGTCCTCTCGACCGGGAACTCGGCCTCGACAGCCTGAGCCGCGTCGAACTGCTCGCCCGCATCGAGCGCCGCTTCGTCCTACGCCTGCCGACCGAGGTGCTCGCCGACGCCGAGACGCCGCGCGACCTGCTGCACGCCCTGGCGCAGGCCGCCCGCGCCCCCACACCATCGCCCCGCAGCGCCGACATGGAGGGCGGCATGCCGCCGCCGCAACCCTCCGCCCCCGAGCCGGCAACGGCCGGCGCCACGCCGCCGCTCCCGGCGTCCGCCGCAACCCTGGTCGAGGTCCTCGAATGGCACGTCGCACGCCATCCGGAGCGCGTCCACGTCCGCTTCCTGGTCGATGACGCGCATGCGGAGACGCTCACCTGCGCGCAACTGCACGAGGCGGCCACGCGCTTTGCCGGCGCGCTCGTCGCACTCGGCGTGCGCCCCGGCGACTGCGTGGCGCTGATGCTGCCCTCGGGCCTGGACTTCTTCCGCTGCTTCTTCGGCATCCTGTTCGCCGGCGCAGTGCCGGTACCGATGTATCCGCCGGCGCGCCCCAACCAGATCGAGGAGCACCTGCGCCGACAGGCCGGGATCCTGCACAACTGCGAAGCGTGGGTGCTGATCACCTTCGACCGCGTGCGCCCGCTGGCCCGCATGCTCGCCGGGCTGGTTCCCACCCTCGCCCATGTCAGCACGCCGGACGCGCTGGCCGCAAGCGGACGCGCACCCCTGCCGCCGCAGCCGCTACGCAGCGCCGCGCTCGGCCTGATCCAGTACACCTCCGGCTCCACCGGCGACCCCAAGGGCGTCGCCCTGAGCCACGCCAACCTGCTCGCCAACATCCGCGCCTGGGGCCGCGCCGCCGCGCTTGGGCCGCAGGATGTGTGCGTGAGCTGGCTGCCGCTGTATCACGACATGGGCCTGATCGGCACCTGGCTCGGCAGCCTGTACCACGGCCTCCCCCTGGTGCTGATGTCGCCGCTCGACTTCCTCGCCCGGCCCGAGCGCTGGCTGTGGGCGATCCACCACTACCGCGGCACGGTCACCGCGGCGCCCAACTTCGCCTTCGAGCTGTGCGTAAGGCGTCTGGCCGACACCGAGCTGGACGGGCTCGACCTGTCGTCCTGGCGACTGGCAGCGAATGGCGCCGAACCGGTCAACCCCGACACCCTGGCGCGCTTCGCTGCGGCCTTCAGCCGCTACGGCCTGGATGCGCACAGCCTGATGCCCGTGTACGGCCTGGCCGAATGCGCCGTGGGCCTGTGCGTGCCCCCGCCGGGGCGCGGTGTGGTGATCGATCACGTGCAGCGATCCAGCGTGCGCCTCGGCACCCAGGTCAGGCCCGCGACGAACGACAGCGACACGCTGCGTCTCGTGTCCTGCGGCCCGGCCCTGCCCGGCCACGCACTACGCATCGTCGACGCCGACGGCCACCCCCTGCCCGAGCGCTGCGTCGGCGCAGTCGAATTCCGCGGCCCCTCGGCCACCGCCGGCTACTACCGCAATCCGGCGGCCACGGCCGCGCTGATCCGCGACGGCTGGCTCGCCACCGGCGACCACGGCTACCTGGCCGACGGCGAGCTCTACCTCACCGGCCGGGCAAAGGAGATGATCATCCGCGCCGGCCGCAACCTCTACCCCTACGACCTCGAGCAAGCGGCGGGCGAACTGCCCGGCGTGCGCAAGGGCTGTGTCGCGGTGTTCGGCACCCTCGTGCCGGGCGAGGTGGACGAGCGCCTGGTCGTGGTGGCCGAGACGCGCACCAGCGATCCGCAGACGCGGGCGGCGCTCGAGGCCCGCATCACCGCCGCCGCGATGGAACAGTTCGGCCTCGCGCCCGACGCGGTCGTGCTCGCGCCGCCGCACGCGGTGCTCAAGACCTCCAGCGGCAAGATCCGCCGCGCCGCCGTCCGCGACGCCTACCTCGCCGGCACCCTCGGCGCCCCCAGCCGCGCCACCTGGCTGCAGGTGCTGCGGCTGCAGCGGGCGAGTCTCGCCGGCCGCGCGCGCCGGGCCGCGGAGACGGTCCCACACCAGCTCCGGGCGGCGTGGGCGTGGTTCGCCTTCATGCTGCTCGCGCCGATCGCCACGCTGGCCATTCTCGTTCTGCCACGCCTCGAGCAGCGCTGGACGGCCTGCCACCGCATCGCCCGCCTGCATGCGTGGCTATGCGGCTGCACGCTGCGGGTCGAGGGCGTCGACCACCTGCCAGCCAAGGGCTGCGTGCTCGTCGCCAACCACGCCAGCTACATCGACGGCCTCGTGCTCGCCGCCGCGCTGCCGCAGCCGGTGCGTTTCGTGGCCAAGGCCGAGCTGCGCGACAACCGCCTGTTGCGGCCGCTGTTCGAGCGCATGGGCACGCATTTCGTACGTCGTTTCGACGCCGCACATGGTGTCGAAGACGCCGACACGCTCGCCGCCGGAGCCGGCACAGGTGCGCCACTGCTGTTCTTCGCCGAGGGCACCTTCAGCGCCCGCCCCGGCCTGCAGGCCTTCCGCCTCGGCGCCTTCCAGGCGGCCGCGCGCCAGCACCTGCCCGTGGTGCCGGTCGCGCTCGCCGGCACCCGTGCGGTGCTGCCCGACGGCAGCTGGCGACCGCGGCCCGGCGCGCTCGCGGTGACGGTCTGTGCGCCCCTCCAACCCGATGGCGAGGACTGGCACGACCTGCTCGCCCTGCGCGACGCGGTGCGGGCCGACATCCTCGCGCACTGCGGCGAGGACGATGCGACCCGGCGCTGA
- a CDS encoding GntP family permease, with protein MGTLGILLSLALLMYLAYRGISVLLLAPLLALLAVLMSGEAALLLPTYTQVFMKAMGGYVIQFFPLFLLGALFGKLMDDSGSARAIAHAIVNKVGSQRAVLAIVLACGILTYGGVSLFVVAFAVYPIGAALFREAGIPKRLIPAAIALGSFTFTMTALPGTPAIQNAIPSPFFGTDAFAAPGLGLIGGLIMFGLGTWWLSAQQRKLMAAGEGYGHHSGEPDSEPADAPRPGFWIALLPILVVIGLNFVMAKQVLPAIDTSYLAKPEFGGLQDARSLIGIWSIIVALSAAVLLLVVLHWARWADLMKTINEGSFGSMLPILNTATEVGYGTVIASLAGFVVIRDLVLGIAPGNPLISEAVAVNVLAGITGSASGGMSIALKTLGAEYLAMATAAGISPELLHRVAAMASGCMDTLPHNGAVISLLAICRLTHRESYGFIAMNTVVFPLVALVVVITLGTLFGNF; from the coding sequence ATGGGCACTCTAGGCATTCTGTTGTCTCTCGCGCTGCTGATGTATCTCGCCTACCGCGGCATCAGCGTCCTGCTGCTCGCGCCGCTGCTGGCGCTGCTGGCCGTGTTGATGTCCGGCGAGGCGGCGCTGCTGCTGCCGACCTACACCCAGGTCTTCATGAAGGCCATGGGCGGCTACGTGATCCAGTTCTTTCCGCTGTTCCTGCTCGGCGCCCTGTTCGGCAAGCTGATGGACGACTCGGGCTCAGCGCGCGCCATCGCCCATGCCATCGTGAACAAGGTGGGCAGCCAGCGCGCGGTGCTGGCGATCGTGCTGGCCTGCGGCATCCTGACCTACGGTGGGGTGTCGCTGTTCGTGGTCGCCTTCGCCGTGTATCCGATCGGCGCCGCGCTGTTCCGCGAGGCCGGCATTCCGAAGCGCCTGATTCCCGCTGCGATCGCGCTCGGCTCCTTCACCTTCACGATGACCGCGCTGCCCGGCACGCCGGCGATCCAGAACGCCATCCCCAGCCCCTTCTTCGGCACCGACGCCTTCGCCGCGCCCGGCCTGGGCCTGATCGGCGGCCTGATCATGTTCGGCCTCGGCACCTGGTGGCTGAGCGCCCAGCAGCGCAAGCTGATGGCCGCCGGCGAAGGCTACGGCCACCACAGCGGCGAGCCCGACAGCGAGCCGGCCGATGCGCCGCGCCCGGGCTTCTGGATCGCGCTGCTGCCAATCCTGGTGGTGATCGGCCTCAACTTCGTGATGGCCAAGCAGGTGCTGCCCGCCATCGATACCAGCTACCTCGCCAAGCCCGAGTTCGGCGGCCTGCAGGACGCGCGCTCGCTGATCGGCATCTGGTCGATCATCGTAGCACTGTCGGCGGCGGTGCTGCTGCTGGTGGTACTGCACTGGGCGCGCTGGGCCGACCTGATGAAGACGATCAACGAGGGCTCCTTCGGCTCGATGCTGCCGATCCTCAACACCGCGACCGAAGTCGGCTACGGCACCGTGATCGCCTCGCTCGCCGGTTTCGTGGTGATCCGCGACCTGGTGCTGGGCATCGCGCCGGGCAACCCGCTGATCTCGGAGGCGGTGGCGGTGAACGTGCTCGCCGGCATCACCGGCTCGGCTTCAGGCGGCATGTCGATCGCGCTCAAGACGCTGGGCGCGGAATACCTCGCCATGGCCACCGCCGCCGGCATCAGCCCCGAGCTGCTGCACCGCGTCGCCGCGATGGCCTCGGGCTGCATGGACACGCTGCCGCACAACGGCGCGGTGATCTCGTTGCTGGCGATCTGCCGCCTGACGCACCGTGAGTCCTACGGCTTCATCGCGATGAACACGGTGGTGTTCCCCCTCGTGGCGCTGGTGGTGGTGATCACCCTCGGCACGCTGTTCGGCAACTTCTGA
- a CDS encoding sigma-54 interaction domain-containing protein, with the protein MGLSAADLDENGLKIGISPEHFRSVAMPLLFDHLNAQCEGTVAVNREARIVWMSDKYASKIGLADGRSALGREIEAVLPSSRLREVVDSGQPSLLDLMPFGDEHFVVTRIPLRADDGQVVGALGFVLFDRARHLKPLMEKFGRLQARLAETERALLQARRARYTIANFIGTSAVATEIKRQARRAAQLDATVLLHGETGTGKELLAQGIHNLSARADGPFVAVNMAAVPDNLVEAELFGTAPGAFTGADRKARLGKFELANGGTLFLDEIGDLSLPLQVKLLRVLQEQQVEPLGSNQVRPLDVRVIAATHVDLEARVAEGGFRADLFYRLNVLSLRVPALRERREDVRALVEALLDDIAARSGQRPLELADDALALLAEQAWPGNVRQLRNLLERAQLSAERGPLDGAALAALLGTAEPALAVPAAVASPRAVAPVASSEATPDTLPGERVVPLADSLARAERTALLAALRACGGNRRLAASRLGISRAGLYAKLQQHGIAR; encoded by the coding sequence ATGGGTCTTTCCGCCGCCGACCTTGACGAGAACGGCCTCAAGATCGGCATCTCGCCCGAGCATTTCCGTTCGGTGGCGATGCCGCTGCTGTTCGACCACCTCAACGCCCAGTGCGAAGGCACGGTGGCGGTCAACCGCGAGGCGCGCATCGTGTGGATGAGCGACAAGTACGCGAGCAAGATCGGATTGGCCGACGGGCGCAGCGCGCTCGGGCGCGAGATCGAGGCGGTGTTGCCGTCCAGCCGGCTGCGCGAGGTGGTCGACAGCGGCCAGCCCAGCCTGCTCGACCTGATGCCCTTCGGCGACGAGCACTTCGTCGTCACCCGCATCCCCTTGCGCGCCGATGACGGCCAGGTGGTGGGGGCGCTCGGCTTCGTGCTGTTCGACCGCGCGCGCCACCTGAAGCCGCTGATGGAGAAGTTCGGCCGGCTGCAGGCGCGTCTAGCCGAGACCGAACGTGCGCTGTTGCAGGCCCGGCGTGCGCGGTACACGATCGCCAACTTCATCGGCACCAGTGCGGTCGCGACCGAGATCAAGCGCCAGGCGCGCCGCGCTGCCCAGCTCGACGCCACCGTGCTGCTGCACGGCGAGACTGGCACCGGCAAGGAGCTGCTCGCGCAAGGCATCCACAACCTGTCGGCGCGCGCCGACGGCCCCTTCGTCGCGGTAAACATGGCGGCCGTGCCGGACAACCTGGTCGAGGCCGAACTGTTCGGCACGGCGCCGGGGGCCTTCACCGGCGCCGATCGCAAGGCACGGCTGGGCAAGTTCGAACTCGCCAATGGCGGCACCCTGTTCCTCGACGAGATCGGCGACCTGTCGCTGCCACTGCAGGTCAAGCTGCTGCGCGTGCTGCAGGAGCAGCAGGTCGAGCCGCTCGGCTCCAACCAGGTGCGCCCGCTCGATGTGCGCGTGATCGCGGCCACCCATGTGGATCTCGAGGCGCGGGTGGCCGAGGGCGGCTTCCGCGCCGACCTGTTCTACCGCCTGAACGTGCTGAGCCTCCGCGTACCGGCGCTGCGCGAGCGTCGCGAGGACGTCCGCGCCCTGGTTGAGGCCTTGCTCGACGACATCGCCGCGCGCTCCGGCCAGCGTCCACTGGAGCTTGCCGACGACGCACTGGCGCTGCTCGCAGAGCAGGCCTGGCCGGGCAACGTGCGCCAGTTGCGCAACCTGCTCGAGCGCGCCCAGCTCAGCGCCGAGCGCGGTCCGCTCGATGGCGCGGCGCTGGCGGCCCTGCTCGGCACTGCCGAGCCGGCGCTGGCCGTGCCCGCCGCGGTCGCGAGCCCGCGCGCCGTGGCGCCGGTCGCGTCATCGGAGGCGACGCCGGACACGCTGCCCGGCGAGCGCGTCGTACCGCTCGCCGACAGCCTCGCGCGCGCCGAGCGCACCGCGCTGCTGGCGGCGTTGCGGGCCTGCGGTGGCAATCGCCGCCTGGCGGCGAGCCGGCTCGGCATTTCGCGCGCAGGCCTCTACGCCAAGCTGCAGCAGCACGGCATCGCGCGCTGA
- a CDS encoding ATP-dependent helicase has translation MPTAHAPDATAAAAAAADPLAQLNPAQRTAVVQGVGDRATPGAPLLVIAGAGSGKTNTLAHRVAHLIAHGADPGRILLLTFSRRAADEMGRRVRRILTQASAGRPGLAQAELHWSGTFHAIGARLLRDYAGRIGLDPGFTIHDREDAGDLMNLVRHELGLSATKQRFPQKGSCLAIYSAAVNTQAPLAEVLQASFPWCAEWEDALKRLFRAYVEAKQAQQVLDYDDLLLYWAQMVAEPALGEEIGGLFDHVLVDEYQDTNLLQASILLAMKPDGRGLTVVGDDAQSIYAFRGATVRNILDFPAAFEPPAQVVTLEQNYRSTRPILAAANAVIALAAERFTKNLWSERESAQRPRLVSVKDDADQAAFVVDTVLARREEGLRLKQQAVLFRASAHSARLEMELTRRNIPFVKFGGLKFLEAAHVKDVLAVLRWAENPRDRISGFRAIQLLAGVGPKTAGRVLDNVCAAPEGCALLAEQPVPDAARAGWQEFAALVERLAERPQWPADFELACRWYEAQMPRLYDDFAVRVLDVQQLARIAATSPSRQRFLTELTLDPPSATSGEAGMPLLDEDYLILSTMHSAKGQEWNAVSVLNVVDGCIPSDVATRNSAEVEEERRLLYVAMTRAKDSLDLIVPQRFYVTQQMGMGDRHVYAGRTRFIPNRLLGHFEQISWPPPPPELQGSPASRQAAIDLAAKMRDMWR, from the coding sequence ATGCCGACCGCCCATGCCCCTGATGCCACCGCCGCCGCGGCCGCCGCGGCCGATCCGCTCGCGCAGCTCAACCCTGCGCAGCGCACGGCGGTGGTGCAGGGCGTGGGCGACCGCGCGACGCCGGGCGCGCCGCTGCTGGTGATCGCGGGCGCCGGATCGGGCAAGACCAACACGCTGGCGCACCGCGTCGCGCACCTGATCGCCCACGGCGCCGATCCCGGCCGCATCCTGCTGCTCACCTTCTCGCGCCGTGCGGCCGACGAGATGGGGCGCCGGGTGCGGCGCATCCTGACGCAGGCGTCGGCCGGCCGGCCCGGTCTGGCGCAGGCCGAGCTGCACTGGTCCGGCACCTTCCACGCCATCGGCGCGCGCCTGCTGCGCGATTACGCCGGCCGCATCGGGCTCGACCCCGGCTTCACCATCCACGACCGCGAGGACGCCGGCGACCTGATGAACCTGGTGCGCCACGAGCTGGGCCTGTCGGCGACCAAACAGCGTTTTCCGCAGAAGGGCAGCTGCCTTGCGATCTACTCGGCGGCGGTCAACACACAGGCGCCGCTGGCGGAGGTGCTGCAGGCGAGCTTCCCCTGGTGCGCGGAGTGGGAGGACGCGCTCAAGCGCCTGTTCCGCGCCTACGTCGAGGCCAAGCAGGCGCAGCAGGTGCTCGACTACGACGACCTGCTGCTGTACTGGGCGCAGATGGTGGCCGAGCCTGCATTGGGTGAGGAGATCGGCGGCCTGTTCGACCATGTGCTGGTCGACGAATACCAGGACACCAACCTCCTGCAGGCGTCGATCCTGCTCGCGATGAAACCCGATGGCCGCGGCCTGACCGTGGTCGGCGACGATGCGCAGTCGATCTACGCCTTCCGCGGCGCCACCGTGCGCAACATCCTCGACTTCCCGGCCGCCTTCGAGCCGCCCGCGCAGGTGGTGACGCTGGAGCAGAACTACCGCTCCACCAGGCCGATCCTGGCGGCCGCCAACGCGGTGATCGCGCTCGCCGCCGAGCGCTTCACCAAGAACCTGTGGTCCGAGCGCGAGTCGGCCCAGCGTCCGCGCCTGGTGTCGGTCAAGGACGACGCCGACCAGGCCGCCTTCGTCGTCGACACCGTGCTGGCGCGGCGCGAGGAGGGGCTCAGGCTCAAGCAGCAGGCGGTGCTGTTCCGCGCTTCGGCGCACAGCGCGCGCCTCGAGATGGAGCTCACCCGGCGCAACATCCCCTTCGTGAAGTTCGGCGGGCTCAAGTTCCTCGAGGCCGCCCACGTCAAGGATGTGCTCGCCGTGCTGCGCTGGGCCGAGAATCCGCGTGACCGCATCTCGGGTTTTCGCGCCATCCAGCTGCTCGCCGGCGTCGGCCCCAAGACCGCCGGCCGCGTGCTCGACAACGTCTGCGCCGCGCCCGAGGGCTGCGCGCTGCTCGCCGAGCAGCCGGTGCCGGACGCCGCGCGCGCGGGCTGGCAGGAATTCGCCGCGCTGGTCGAGCGCCTGGCCGAACGTCCGCAGTGGCCGGCGGATTTCGAGCTCGCCTGCCGCTGGTACGAGGCGCAGATGCCGCGCCTGTACGACGACTTCGCGGTGCGCGTGCTCGACGTCCAGCAGCTCGCCCGCATCGCCGCCACCAGCCCGAGCCGGCAGCGCTTCCTCACCGAGCTCACCCTCGACCCGCCCAGCGCCACCAGTGGCGAGGCCGGCATGCCGCTGCTCGACGAGGACTACCTGATCCTGTCGACGATGCACTCGGCCAAGGGCCAGGAGTGGAACGCGGTGAGCGTGCTCAACGTGGTCGACGGCTGCATCCCGTCCGACGTCGCCACCCGCAACAGCGCCGAGGTCGAGGAGGAGCGCCGCCTGCTGTACGTGGCGATGACGCGCGCCAAGGACAGCCTCGACCTGATCGTGCCGCAGCGTTTCTACGTCACCCAGCAGATGGGCATGGGCGACCGCCACGTGTATGCCGGACGCACCCGCTTCATCCCCAACCGCCTGCTCGGGCACTTCGAGCAGATCAGCTGGCCGCCTCCGCCGCCCGAACTGCAGGGCTCGCCCGCCTCACGCCAGGCGGCGATCGATCTCGCGGCGAAGATGCGCGACATGTGGCGCTGA